In uncultured Treponema sp., one genomic interval encodes:
- a CDS encoding DUF1850 domain-containing protein produces the protein MNGFRNGFAISYTHSVNKGRVKDFYKAKGRNLVCDRTVFVSYGAGIPEPQEMPGAVFSSTDEGYEISNINRTVERLVMAVGIVANHALSIEDKNGKYTDYFLADFFEPQTSIVFQTKNVSIADYIFHHIK, from the coding sequence ATGAACGGCTTTAGGAACGGCTTTGCGATTTCCTATACACATTCTGTTAACAAAGGCCGCGTAAAAGATTTTTACAAGGCGAAAGGGCGCAATCTTGTTTGCGACAGAACAGTTTTTGTTTCTTACGGGGCAGGAATTCCTGAGCCACAGGAAATGCCCGGCGCGGTTTTTTCATCAACTGACGAAGGCTACGAGATTTCAAATATAAACAGAACAGTCGAAAGGCTTGTGATGGCTGTAGGAATTGTTGCGAACCATGCGCTTTCTATTGAAGATAAAAATGGGAAATACACAGATTATTTTCTTGCTGATTTTTTTGAGCCGCAGACAAGCATAGTCTTTCAGACAAAAAACGTCTCGATTGCTGATTATATTTTTCATCATATAAAATAA
- the yidC gene encoding membrane protein insertase YidC has protein sequence MFSALYQIFITPLVQLTEFFYSLFFEVTGNQGIAVIGLSFVVTIFTLPLYMVAEQWQETERNIQKKLKPGVERIKSTFKGDEQYMVLSTFYRENHYHPIYALRSSFSLLIQIPFFIAAYNFLSNLEPLKSYSFLFIKSFGEPDATFHIGSFAVNILPIAMTIINCVAGFIYSKGHPISEKIQIYGCAAVFLLLLYNSPAGLVVYWTMNNILSLVKNIFYKIRNPKKVLYIIACIISICLILCGAVLFRHTKAIFRIMLIFAGILIPLAPFAIKFLASFFEKHFNILDENPKLRLSIFLISAFILAVLTGLAIPSILMQSEPEQYSYVDSYASPLYFVWHTFFQALGFFVVWSFCFYALFSSKTKKVLTFLFTFVAFSALLNCFAFSGNYGPVNPNLLFMTPQHFMPGIKIALVNILCMAVILSLLAVAFSFKAKILNSLCTIFLISLVAISGKNIISVQNSFKKMEAPDLSKKIEPIFHLSKTGKNVIVLMQDRFFSPLIPKILENNPELRKRLDGFIWYPNTVSFGKLTMIGTPGIFGGYDYTPFEMNRRTDKTLQQKHNEAILTMPIVFNQNNWNVTVADLPYENYLEQPVTDMYKGYDFINRVTTHGAYSDIWYSRNNMKKSPFMSEGIKRNFIWFSVLKIVPPFMRQIIYHKKYWISYNKFEDNAKFIDNYSEIDLFPELFDSSSEKNAFFLLDNEANHESILLQAPDYIPVENVTDFGPGGKDETYSSMVGVLKRFADFIDFLKENNLYDNTKIIIVSDHGMSHDTGVFDNKTQNFPFYKENMTATLLVKDFSSRGNLKEDYTFMTNADTPALALKDIDGKAVNPFTKNPLDVNSVGGGITKNDFIKMSNAPAESTRIRKNTRFNIKDDEWYTVKDNIFDDKNWSHYIVRSNVEF, from the coding sequence ATGTTTTCAGCTCTTTATCAGATTTTTATAACACCGTTAGTTCAGTTAACGGAATTTTTTTATTCATTATTTTTTGAAGTAACCGGCAATCAGGGAATTGCGGTAATCGGTCTAAGTTTTGTTGTCACAATTTTCACGCTTCCGCTTTATATGGTTGCAGAACAATGGCAGGAAACCGAAAGAAATATCCAGAAAAAACTGAAGCCTGGCGTTGAGCGGATTAAAAGCACATTCAAGGGTGACGAGCAGTATATGGTTCTTTCTACTTTTTACAGGGAAAACCATTATCATCCTATTTATGCTTTGCGTTCATCTTTCAGTCTTTTGATTCAGATTCCGTTTTTTATTGCGGCGTATAATTTTCTTTCAAACCTTGAGCCTTTAAAAAGTTATTCTTTTCTGTTCATAAAAAGTTTTGGTGAACCGGATGCAACTTTTCACATTGGTTCTTTTGCCGTAAATATTCTGCCGATTGCAATGACAATCATAAATTGTGTAGCGGGTTTTATTTACTCAAAAGGTCATCCTATTTCTGAAAAGATACAGATTTACGGTTGTGCGGCAGTTTTTCTGCTTCTGCTCTATAATTCTCCGGCGGGACTTGTTGTTTACTGGACAATGAACAACATTCTCTCCCTTGTTAAAAATATTTTTTACAAGATAAGAAATCCTAAGAAAGTTTTATATATCATTGCTTGTATCATTAGTATTTGCCTGATTTTATGCGGAGCGGTTTTGTTCAGACATACGAAAGCAATTTTCAGAATCATGCTTATTTTTGCTGGAATTTTGATTCCGCTTGCTCCGTTCGCAATCAAGTTTTTGGCTTCATTCTTTGAAAAACACTTTAATATTCTTGATGAGAATCCAAAGCTACGTCTTTCGATATTTTTGATTTCGGCGTTTATACTTGCAGTTCTTACAGGGCTTGCAATTCCTTCTATACTAATGCAGTCTGAGCCGGAACAGTACAGCTATGTTGATTCCTACGCTTCTCCGCTTTATTTTGTTTGGCACACATTTTTTCAGGCACTTGGATTTTTTGTTGTATGGTCATTTTGTTTTTATGCGTTATTTTCTTCAAAGACAAAAAAAGTCCTTACATTCCTATTCACTTTTGTGGCTTTTTCCGCACTGCTGAACTGTTTTGCTTTTTCAGGAAACTACGGGCCTGTAAATCCTAACCTTCTTTTTATGACTCCACAGCATTTTATGCCTGGAATAAAAATTGCTCTTGTAAATATTCTGTGCATGGCGGTAATATTGTCTTTGCTTGCCGTGGCTTTTTCCTTTAAGGCAAAGATTTTAAATTCGCTCTGTACAATTTTCTTGATTTCTCTTGTGGCAATTTCTGGAAAGAATATCATTTCTGTGCAAAATTCGTTCAAAAAAATGGAAGCACCTGACCTTTCAAAAAAAATCGAGCCTATCTTTCATCTTTCTAAGACTGGGAAAAATGTGATTGTTCTTATGCAGGACAGATTTTTTTCTCCACTGATTCCAAAAATACTTGAAAACAATCCTGAGCTAAGGAAACGGCTTGATGGTTTTATATGGTATCCAAATACGGTATCATTTGGAAAACTTACTATGATTGGAACCCCTGGAATTTTTGGCGGCTATGACTACACTCCTTTTGAGATGAACCGAAGAACGGATAAAACTCTTCAGCAGAAACACAACGAGGCAATTCTTACAATGCCAATTGTTTTTAACCAGAATAATTGGAATGTTACAGTTGCAGACCTTCCTTACGAAAATTATCTTGAGCAGCCAGTTACGGATATGTATAAAGGTTATGACTTTATAAATCGGGTCACAACACATGGTGCATATTCCGACATCTGGTATTCGCGTAACAATATGAAAAAATCTCCGTTCATGAGCGAAGGAATCAAACGAAATTTTATCTGGTTCAGCGTTTTAAAGATTGTTCCACCTTTCATGCGCCAGATTATTTACCACAAGAAATACTGGATTTCTTACAACAAATTTGAAGACAATGCGAAATTCATTGATAATTATTCAGAAATTGACTTATTTCCAGAACTGTTTGATTCTTCCTCTGAAAAAAATGCATTCTTCCTGTTGGACAACGAGGCAAACCATGAATCAATTCTTTTGCAGGCACCAGATTATATTCCTGTGGAAAATGTTACAGATTTCGGTCCAGGCGGAAAAGATGAAACCTATTCTTCTATGGTTGGAGTCTTAAAGCGTTTTGCAGACTTTATAGATTTCCTAAAAGAAAACAATTTGTACGATAATACAAAAATCATCATTGTTTCTGACCATGGAATGAGTCACGATACAGGAGTTTTTGATAATAAAACTCAAAACTTTCCATTCTACAAAGAGAATATGACTGCCACATTACTTGTAAAGGATTTTTCTAGCCGAGGAAACTTAAAAGAAGACTACACTTTTATGACAAATGCCGACACTCCTGCCCTTGCATTAAAAGACATTGACGGAAAAGCAGTAAATCCGTTCACAAAAAATCCTCTTGATGTAAATTCCGTGGGGGGGGGAATAACAAAGAACGACTTTATAAAAATGTCAAACGCCCCTGCTGAAAGTACAAGAATCAGGAAAAACACACGCTTTAACATAAAAGATGATGAATGGTACACCGTAAAAGATAATATTTTTGATGACAAAAATTGGTCGCATTATATTGTTAGGTCGAATGTCGAGTTTTAA
- a CDS encoding TRAP transporter permease produces MANDKNKNSNDYIEQILPTSNEEEMKRMMKELDREQSYREHKCWRQYITVFISVIFVIFQLYATLSGAITAQVLRATHLAFVQLLAFLLFPPTKNSPRNTLPWYDIALGLIGAACWLYIVVNFDSLVRRSGNNTPLDVAVGIVGILVLFESCRRIVGLPIMIIAGSFIVFAFAGKYLPGFLHHRGYSLQRVVCHLFYNTEGIMGTPIGACSTFIFLFILFGALLEKTGIGHFFIDVCNALAGGASGGPAKVAVLSSALLGTVSGSSVSNTVGSGSFTIPMMKKLGYKGEFAGAVEAAASTGGQIMPPIMGAAAFLMAESLGLPYITIVKAAIVPAILYFTGIFITVHLEAKKLGLKGLPKDQLPRFMPLLLKKGYMILPLVVIIYFLCAGKTAVFAALMGIIACVLVGFGVSVSDLAHGRKPSFGGKDIVEIMCTAARNIISVAIACGMAGIIIGIVTLTGLGLRLGNGLVMLAHGKLLLTLVFTMVASIILGMGAPTTANYLITSTITAGAIISLGIEPLAAHMFAFYFGIIADVTPPVALAAIAGAAIAKAKPMKTAINATKLAIGAFIIPYMFVYNSKMLMINASALSVVMIIVTAILGMFGISVALEGYGFNNTGFFYNSRKDKATIITFDVLERILFAIAGLFCVIPEAKTDIIGVSLLAALIAYQLILKKVRSAKAIA; encoded by the coding sequence ATGGCAAACGACAAAAACAAAAACTCTAATGACTACATCGAGCAGATTCTTCCTACTTCAAACGAAGAAGAAATGAAAAGAATGATGAAGGAGCTTGACCGCGAGCAGTCTTACCGTGAGCATAAATGCTGGCGTCAGTATATTACAGTTTTTATTTCTGTTATTTTTGTGATTTTTCAGTTATATGCGACTTTGTCCGGAGCAATTACAGCTCAGGTTCTTCGCGCGACTCACTTGGCTTTTGTGCAGCTTCTGGCGTTTCTCCTTTTTCCGCCTACAAAAAACAGCCCCCGGAACACGCTTCCTTGGTACGACATTGCGCTTGGTCTGATTGGAGCGGCGTGCTGGCTTTACATTGTCGTGAATTTTGACTCGCTCGTAAGACGCTCCGGAAACAACACGCCGTTGGATGTGGCAGTCGGAATTGTCGGAATCCTTGTGCTTTTTGAGAGCTGCAGAAGAATTGTAGGGCTTCCTATTATGATTATAGCCGGCTCGTTCATCGTGTTTGCGTTCGCCGGAAAATATCTTCCGGGATTTTTGCATCACAGGGGATATTCGCTTCAGCGTGTCGTATGCCATCTTTTTTACAACACAGAAGGAATCATGGGAACTCCAATCGGAGCCTGCTCTACATTTATTTTCCTTTTTATTCTGTTTGGTGCTCTTCTTGAAAAAACCGGAATCGGACACTTTTTTATTGATGTTTGCAATGCGCTTGCAGGAGGAGCGAGCGGCGGACCTGCGAAAGTTGCGGTCTTGTCTTCAGCTCTTTTGGGAACAGTTTCAGGCTCGTCTGTCTCAAACACTGTAGGCTCAGGCTCGTTCACAATTCCGATGATGAAAAAACTTGGCTACAAGGGCGAATTTGCAGGCGCAGTTGAGGCAGCCGCTTCCACAGGAGGACAGATAATGCCGCCAATCATGGGAGCCGCAGCGTTCCTTATGGCGGAAAGCCTTGGACTTCCATACATCACGATTGTAAAGGCTGCTATTGTTCCTGCGATTCTTTACTTTACCGGAATCTTTATAACAGTTCACCTTGAGGCGAAAAAGCTCGGATTAAAAGGGCTTCCAAAAGATCAGCTTCCGCGCTTTATGCCGCTTCTTCTGAAAAAAGGCTATATGATTCTTCCGCTCGTTGTGATTATCTATTTTCTCTGCGCCGGAAAGACTGCGGTTTTTGCGGCGTTAATGGGAATCATCGCCTGCGTTCTGGTCGGATTCGGAGTTTCTGTCTCTGACTTGGCGCATGGACGCAAGCCTTCTTTCGGCGGAAAAGACATTGTTGAAATCATGTGCACTGCCGCAAGAAACATCATCAGCGTGGCGATTGCCTGCGGAATGGCTGGAATCATAATCGGAATCGTAACGCTTACAGGGCTTGGACTTAGGCTTGGAAACGGGCTTGTCATGCTGGCGCACGGAAAACTTTTGCTGACTTTGGTATTTACAATGGTTGCCTCCATAATTCTTGGAATGGGAGCGCCTACAACTGCGAACTACCTTATTACTTCCACAATTACAGCAGGAGCAATCATAAGCCTTGGAATAGAGCCTCTTGCTGCGCACATGTTCGCATTCTACTTTGGAATCATCGCCGATGTTACGCCTCCTGTAGCGCTTGCCGCAATAGCCGGAGCCGCAATCGCAAAAGCCAAGCCAATGAAAACCGCTATAAATGCAACCAAGCTTGCCATAGGCGCGTTTATAATTCCTTACATGTTTGTCTACAACAGCAAAATGCTTATGATAAACGCATCTGCTCTTTCTGTTGTCATGATAATTGTAACCGCGATACTCGGAATGTTTGGAATCAGTGTTGCGCTTGAAGGATACGGATTTAACAACACAGGTTTCTTCTACAATTCAAGGAAAGACAAGGCGACTATAATCACATTTGATGTGCTTGAAAGGATTCTGTTCGCCATCGCAGGCTTGTTCTGTGTAATCCCGGAAGCAAAAACTGACATCATAGGTGTAAGCCTGCTTGCAGCCCTCATTGCATATCAGCTGATTCTGAAAAAAGTGCGCAGCGCAAAAGCAATAGCATAA
- a CDS encoding TAXI family TRAP transporter solute-binding subunit, with the protein MKKIVKCGALLICAGLVLSGCSNAKKDYILATGGTGGTYYPFGGAIANIWNTKIENMNVTAQATGASAENLRLINKGEAEYAIVQNDVMDYAYNGTDLFEGEKLENIMTIGTLYPEVVQIAVSKDSGIKSVADFKGKRISVGDAGSGVEFNAKQIMEGYGLTFDDIKKSNLSFKESAEGIQNGTLDGCFITAGVPNAALQELAFTAGLTLVPVDGEAAKEICEKYGYYTQTTIPGGTYKGTDSDTQALAIKATLAVSAKLDEEIVYEMTKALFENLSDLATAHAKGKEVSAQSAVTGVSVPFHPGAKRYFSELGLN; encoded by the coding sequence ATGAAGAAAATTGTAAAATGTGGCGCGCTGTTGATTTGCGCGGGGCTTGTGCTTTCAGGCTGCTCTAATGCTAAAAAAGACTACATCCTTGCGACCGGCGGAACTGGAGGAACGTACTATCCGTTCGGCGGCGCAATTGCAAATATCTGGAATACAAAAATTGAGAATATGAACGTTACGGCTCAGGCGACCGGAGCTTCCGCAGAAAATCTTCGTCTTATAAACAAAGGCGAAGCTGAATATGCGATTGTTCAGAACGATGTAATGGACTACGCTTACAACGGAACAGATCTTTTTGAAGGCGAAAAGCTTGAAAACATCATGACAATCGGAACTCTTTATCCTGAGGTTGTCCAGATTGCGGTCTCAAAAGACAGCGGAATAAAATCAGTTGCAGACTTCAAGGGAAAACGTATTTCTGTTGGAGACGCCGGCTCTGGAGTTGAATTCAACGCAAAGCAGATTATGGAAGGCTACGGACTCACATTCGACGACATCAAGAAGAGCAACCTTTCATTCAAGGAATCCGCGGAAGGAATTCAGAACGGAACTTTGGACGGCTGCTTTATCACTGCCGGTGTTCCAAACGCGGCATTGCAGGAGCTTGCATTCACGGCAGGACTTACTCTTGTTCCTGTTGACGGAGAAGCTGCAAAGGAAATCTGCGAAAAATACGGATACTACACTCAGACAACAATTCCTGGCGGAACATACAAAGGAACTGATTCCGACACCCAGGCGCTTGCAATCAAGGCGACACTTGCTGTAAGCGCAAAACTCGATGAGGAAATTGTCTACGAGATGACAAAGGCCTTGTTTGAAAATCTTTCGGACCTTGCGACTGCCCACGCAAAAGGTAAAGAAGTTTCCGCTCAATCTGCTGTAACAGGAGTTTCTGTTCCCTTCCATCCGGGCGCAAAAAGATATTTCAGCGAGCTTGGCTTGAACTAA
- a CDS encoding EamA family transporter — MLEMIPYISFLFISVIISAYSQILLKKSAQKTYKSFFKEYINPYVICGYGIFFIAIFLDMLGLRKVPVSYIPIIESSSYVFIIIFSRIFLGEKINRRKTIAISAILLGIGIYLV, encoded by the coding sequence ATGCTAGAAATGATTCCTTATATTAGTTTCCTTTTTATTTCCGTTATAATAAGCGCGTATTCCCAAATTCTCCTAAAAAAATCTGCCCAAAAAACATACAAAAGTTTTTTCAAAGAATATATAAATCCCTACGTCATATGCGGATACGGAATATTCTTTATAGCAATTTTTCTTGATATGCTTGGACTAAGAAAAGTTCCTGTATCTTATATTCCTATTATAGAAAGCTCAAGCTATGTATTTATAATAATTTTCAGCAGGATATTCTTAGGCGAAAAAATAAACAGGCGAAAAACAATTGCAATATCAGCAATTCTGCTAGGAATCGGAATTTACTTAGTATAG
- a CDS encoding glycosyltransferase, which translates to MSVFSLRHHTPDAQIVILTDNKTSSSFSASNKRLGLINQGATIITVNFDDSVSNTQRSRILKTTIPEHVSGDFLFIDCDTIICDDLSSIEKNLQDTKISAVLDGHVPLSEHKHKDYFIKREKKLGFSASEKTGKHYNSGVMLFKDCPESREFFKKWNELWTWCFTEKHDHHDQPAFNEASLECGAIIKELDGIWNCQLSQGGLAYLENAKIIHYFSSEGGKNYIPYYKLAEKNIQQKVKDFGGIPSDVSQMILNPKFQFNKVHLINDKRIVSIMQSAIIFTIADIKIKIPWLFNILESICRNSRNFAKKLKKKK; encoded by the coding sequence ATGTCAGTTTTTTCACTAAGACATCATACTCCCGATGCACAGATAGTCATTTTGACTGATAATAAGACTAGCAGTTCCTTTTCTGCGTCAAATAAAAGGCTTGGCTTGATAAACCAAGGCGCAACAATCATAACAGTGAACTTTGATGACTCTGTATCAAATACACAACGCTCAAGAATTCTAAAAACTACAATTCCAGAACATGTATCGGGCGATTTCCTTTTTATAGACTGCGACACAATCATCTGTGATGATTTATCTTCAATCGAAAAGAATCTTCAAGACACAAAAATTTCAGCCGTTTTGGACGGTCATGTTCCTTTATCAGAACACAAGCACAAAGACTACTTTATAAAGCGTGAAAAAAAACTTGGCTTTTCTGCAAGCGAAAAAACTGGCAAACACTATAATAGCGGTGTTATGCTTTTTAAAGATTGTCCAGAAAGCAGAGAATTTTTTAAAAAGTGGAATGAACTATGGACATGGTGTTTCACAGAAAAGCATGACCATCATGACCAGCCAGCATTTAATGAGGCAAGTCTTGAGTGTGGTGCAATAATAAAAGAACTTGACGGAATTTGGAACTGCCAGTTAAGTCAAGGTGGACTTGCATACCTTGAAAATGCAAAAATTATACATTATTTTTCAAGCGAAGGTGGTAAAAATTACATTCCATACTACAAACTTGCAGAAAAAAATATACAGCAAAAAGTAAAAGATTTTGGTGGAATTCCATCAGATGTTTCCCAGATGATATTAAATCCTAAATTTCAGTTCAACAAAGTTCATCTTATAAACGACAAAAGAATTGTAAGCATAATGCAGTCTGCAATTATTTTTACAATTGCAGACATAAAAATAAAAATACCGTGGCTTTTTAATATTCTGGAAAGTATTTGCAGAAATTCTAGAAATTTTGCTAAAAAATTAAAGAAAAAGAAATAG
- the yidC gene encoding membrane protein insertase YidC — MLNFLYTVIIYPLIQIIEFSFVLFDSVFKNEGIAVIGVSLAVSILCLPLYIVAEHWQQIQRDTEKKLDPGIQRIKSVFKGDEQYMILTTFYKENHYHPLMALRSSFGLLIQIPFFMAAYSFLSNLESLRGYSFLFIKDMGAQDALFSIGGFPINVLPIAMTLINIVAGAVYTKGFKFKDKITIYAMALIFLVILYSSPAGLVLYWTMNNVFSLVKNIFYKIKNPAKVLYVVFAAAIFGLDGYVLFVHHGFLHKRILLATVATLILAVPFVVKLISHLLDTTLKPLTENKKARFGIFFVSSIALCLFAGTVIPSFIIGSSPVEFSNIDGHGSPLYFIYNSTTQTFGLFVFWMSCVYFLFNERIQAGFAVVMPVLLFVALIDVFVFSGDYGTLSRLITFAESIDSAPLWQITINLLCIIFAVCIPFLLLKFKKEKVLNGILAVILIAETGLSLVHIVQIQNGYLEYKRTVADDVQEVDTISPLYHVSKTGKNVFVIMLDRAENSYVQPIFEAFPELYDIYDGFTLYHNTASWNQGTLLGAPPLFGGYEYTPVEINKRKTERLVDKQNEALLTLPRIFTEQADFTAQVSDLSWANYSWIPDMSICSPYKKIEGFNVERKYTDLWVKQNPDKVRPNITSTCLKRNLVWFSLFKAVPLFARDSVYDDGAWWSSDEQTSDIMEFIDYYSALDYMPELTDFTAEGNKFFAIVNDTTHSGQKLQAPDYIPAINIEDKTHSKVEKYSCASGNIAALKRFGEWIQYLKENDCYDNSRIIFVADHGIGTDEGFKLDFEQTEFPKGYNPDHNHPLLLVKDFNAKGKLSVNEDFMTNADVPAIATKGIIENPKNPATGKEIKEIPPAEKKASGVVLTHNWHPGKNGLNTFTVPEDDWYTISENLFEAKNWQKGIK, encoded by the coding sequence ATGTTAAATTTTCTTTACACAGTAATAATTTATCCGCTTATTCAGATAATCGAGTTTTCCTTTGTACTTTTTGACAGCGTTTTTAAGAACGAAGGAATTGCAGTTATCGGTGTAAGCCTTGCGGTTTCTATTCTTTGCCTCCCGCTTTATATTGTGGCCGAGCATTGGCAGCAGATTCAGCGTGACACGGAAAAAAAACTTGATCCGGGAATCCAGCGAATCAAGTCTGTTTTTAAAGGCGATGAGCAGTACATGATTCTTACAACTTTCTACAAAGAAAATCATTACCATCCGCTTATGGCATTGCGCTCATCATTCGGACTTTTGATTCAGATTCCGTTTTTTATGGCGGCATATTCCTTTCTTTCAAACCTTGAATCTTTGCGCGGCTATTCGTTCCTTTTTATAAAAGACATGGGCGCACAGGACGCGCTTTTTTCAATCGGTGGATTTCCAATCAATGTGCTTCCAATCGCGATGACGCTCATAAATATTGTTGCTGGTGCGGTTTACACAAAAGGATTCAAATTCAAGGACAAGATCACAATTTACGCAATGGCTTTGATTTTCCTTGTAATTCTTTATTCATCTCCAGCAGGACTCGTTCTTTATTGGACGATGAACAATGTTTTCTCTCTTGTAAAAAATATCTTCTATAAGATTAAAAATCCTGCAAAAGTTCTATATGTTGTTTTTGCGGCCGCAATTTTCGGTTTGGACGGCTACGTTCTTTTTGTTCATCATGGATTTTTGCACAAGCGAATTCTGCTTGCAACAGTTGCAACTTTGATTTTGGCAGTACCTTTTGTTGTAAAATTAATCTCGCATCTTTTGGACACAACTTTAAAACCGCTCACAGAAAACAAAAAAGCACGGTTTGGAATTTTCTTTGTTTCAAGCATTGCGCTTTGCCTTTTCGCAGGAACTGTAATTCCTTCGTTTATAATAGGTTCTTCCCCTGTTGAATTTTCAAATATTGACGGACATGGCTCACCGCTTTATTTTATCTACAATTCCACAACACAGACTTTCGGGCTTTTTGTGTTCTGGATGAGTTGTGTTTACTTCTTGTTCAACGAACGCATTCAGGCTGGATTCGCAGTTGTAATGCCAGTTCTGCTTTTTGTTGCCTTGATTGATGTATTTGTTTTTTCAGGCGACTATGGAACTCTTTCGCGTCTTATAACTTTTGCGGAAAGCATTGATTCAGCTCCGCTATGGCAGATAACCATTAATTTGTTATGCATAATTTTCGCGGTCTGCATTCCTTTTCTTCTTCTTAAATTCAAAAAAGAAAAAGTTTTGAACGGAATTCTTGCCGTAATTCTTATTGCAGAAACAGGACTTTCGCTTGTTCATATTGTGCAGATTCAAAACGGATATTTAGAATACAAAAGAACTGTTGCCGATGATGTGCAGGAAGTTGACACAATAAGTCCGCTGTATCACGTCTCAAAGACAGGAAAAAATGTGTTCGTAATCATGCTTGACCGCGCGGAAAATTCTTATGTTCAACCGATTTTTGAAGCCTTCCCAGAATTGTATGACATTTACGACGGATTCACGCTTTACCACAACACAGCCTCTTGGAACCAAGGAACATTACTTGGTGCTCCTCCACTTTTTGGCGGCTACGAATATACTCCAGTTGAAATAAACAAACGCAAAACAGAACGTCTTGTTGACAAACAGAATGAAGCGCTTCTAACGCTTCCACGAATCTTTACTGAACAAGCAGATTTTACAGCGCAAGTTTCGGACTTGAGCTGGGCAAACTACAGCTGGATTCCTGATATGTCAATCTGTTCACCTTACAAGAAGATAGAGGGCTTTAATGTTGAGCGAAAATACACTGACCTTTGGGTAAAGCAAAACCCGGACAAAGTTCGCCCGAACATAACAAGCACATGCCTTAAACGAAACCTTGTATGGTTCAGTCTTTTTAAGGCAGTTCCGCTTTTTGCGCGCGACAGTGTATATGATGATGGCGCATGGTGGTCTTCCGACGAACAGACTTCTGACATAATGGAATTTATTGATTATTATTCGGCGCTTGACTATATGCCAGAACTTACAGATTTTACAGCCGAAGGAAACAAATTCTTTGCAATTGTAAACGACACAACTCATTCCGGGCAGAAACTCCAGGCACCGGATTACATTCCGGCAATCAACATTGAAGACAAAACTCATTCAAAAGTTGAAAAATACAGTTGTGCTTCTGGAAATATTGCCGCGCTAAAACGGTTCGGAGAATGGATTCAATATTTAAAGGAAAACGACTGCTACGACAATTCGCGCATTATTTTTGTTGCTGACCACGGAATCGGAACAGATGAAGGATTCAAGCTGGACTTTGAGCAGACAGAATTCCCGAAAGGCTACAATCCTGACCACAACCATCCGCTGCTTCTGGTAAAGGATTTTAACGCAAAAGGTAAACTTTCTGTAAACGAAGATTTTATGACCAACGCAGATGTTCCGGCAATTGCGACAAAAGGAATAATCGAAAATCCAAAAAATCCGGCTACAGGCAAAGAAATCAAGGAAATTCCGCCAGCAGAAAAAAAGGCTTCCGGCGTAGTTCTTACACATAACTGGCATCCTGGCAAAAACGGACTGAACACATTCACAGTTCCAGAAGATGACTGGTACACAATTTCAGAAAATCTCTTTGAAGCCAAAAACTGGCAGAAAGGAATTAAATAG